From the genome of Planctomycetaceae bacterium:
GGCTGGTGTCCGGTCACAAGTTGATACAGCGTCGCCCCGGCCGCATAGACGTCACAGGCCGGGGTTGCTCGACGGCAGTCCAGAATCTGTTCCGGCGGCATAAAGGCAATCGTCCCCTTGATTTCGTTGCTGGTGCTCATGGCACTCAGACCGCATTCATGAAATTCTTCGCAAGACCAAAATCGGCGAGCTTCACACGCAGTCTTCCGCCAGAGCGATAGACAAGCATATTCGACGGTTTGATATCCCGATGCACAATGCCGTTGTTGTGAGCGAACTGCAATGCGTCGAGAACTCTGCAGGTGAGCCCTGACGCGATTTTCATCCGGTCATAAACGAAGACGATCGCAGAATCTCGTTCAGGTCCGCCGTACCGACAAATTCCATGACCAGAAACGGCACTCGATCCACGACTCCGAACTCCAGCAGCCGAACGATGTGGGGATGCTGCAGTTTCGCAAGCACTGCCGCTTCCCGGATGAACTGCCTCAGGCGTTCGGCCTCCGCCGATGCCGGCCGCACCAGTTTGACGGCGACTGAGTGCCCGTCGGTCTGCCGCAGCCCGTGAAAGACACAACCCATTCCTCCTTCACCAACAATGTGCGTGATATCATATCCCGGGATCGCCGGTTTTCGAGATATAATGACCGTGGAGTCGAATGGTGCCGGCTCCGGATGCGGCGACTTCGGATCTGCCGAATCGACTGACCGGTTACGTGATGTCACCTGAATCACTGATCGGCCGATCTGCACCTTGTCACCATCAAGCAGGGACGTCACGTCAGAGATCCGTAGACCGTTCACTTTCGTTCCGTTGCGGCTTCGCAGATCTGCGACCACGCAGTGCGGCGGATTGATCTCAAAGCGGCTGTGAAACCGAGAGCACTCTTTATCGTCCGGAAGGCTCAATTGTGCGTGGGGACTGCGCCCCACAATCCACGTCTGATGTGAATGAAACACATTTGAAAGACCGCAGGCTGGTCCGGCGATCACTTCCAGTCGGACTTCCGCGGTGTTCAGATTGCTGCCGACTTCGTGCTTCATGATTCTGACTGAGTTCAGGCGATGAAGAAAACCCGACATCCGGGGAACAAGACGTCCGGGGACACGCCAGCTTCGCCCTTCATGGTACGAAAATCCGGTCGCTCTGGACAGGGATTGGCGGTTTATTGGTCAGCGTCGGGTGAGGAGCATTCGAATCGGTTGAGCAGGTATGTCGTTCGAGTTTTCTACGTTCAGCGATGGTCCAGCGGTGTTGAGGGTGAGAGGAGCCATGCGTGTTGCAGCAGGGACTCAATGACATCGCGAATGTCGGCTGGATCCTGTTGGATGGTTCCCGCCATCGGCTTCTGGCTGTGGGAAATCAGATGGAAGGCATGCCCCCTGTCGGCCCAGTCAATGCCGACAGAGATCATGTCGTCGTGCGGTTGTGTCATGGTCTACTTCCGTAGTCTGGAGTGAAGGAAAGGATTGCTCAGGAACCACATCGTCGAAGTGTTTATGGCGGACATGCGAGCGCGCAACGGCTGTCTTCATCTGAGGATTTGTTGTTGATGTGATCCGCGAATCCTCACTGCGAAGGTCTCCGGTAGTCGTCTGCTTCTCTGAGGGCAGAGATTGCGGCAGCCGCGGACAATTCGTCAGTGAGGATTCGAGCGTTCTCAGGATGGCGGGGCAGATCAGGAGTTATCAACACTCAATTCGGGCGAGGATCAGTATTCGCCGCCGCTGTTTTCAGCTTGTTGGCCCGGTCTCCGAGCTGTAGACTGGCTCCGGCCCGCTCCAGCACGAATCAAGGTCGGCGGATGACCTTAGGCTGCGGGCGGTTCGGTTTTGAACTGGAAAATCGTTTGCCGCGGCCCGGTGAACGCATTCGTTCTTCGCAGAAGACTCCACACTGATGAACGCAGGCGAACATCTCGAATCTCGCCCGCAAATCAGGTGGCGTTGGATAATTGCCGACGCGGCAATCGCTTGTGGCATCATCTGGTTCCGTCATGTTCAAGAACCCTACCGTGAAACCCAGAAGCTTCACAACCTGATTCAGTCCCTTGCTGGCCGTTGTCCGTCTGATATGGAACCGTCGCAGTGGAAGGTTGCCGTCGACTGGACGAACAATTTGAACTCCAACAGCCTTGTTTGGGGATTCAAGGACGGAGCGGCAATCAGAAGGCATCGAAAACAGATCGAGGAAAGAATTCAACGTAAGGTCGATATGGACACTATCACCTGGATCTGGGACCAGTACGCAGAGCTTTGTCCCGCCGGCGCACGATACCAACAATGGCGACAAGTTATGCTCGATGAGATCGCAGAAGCCGACCATATCCGATAGACCGGACGCTGCCGATCTGGGGACAAAAGGGGTCAGGCACCGTTTTCATTGAGTCCGAGTGGTCCGCGATGACGAGTTGTGATTTCCAGACCCAGTTTTGCAGTTGTTCCGTCGGACAAGGTTTCATCGCCAAATGGCGAACCGAGATTCCTGCTACGACGGATTGCAGACAGCGAGACATGTTTCGCAGCAATGCGAGGCCAGCATCGTTTCGAACGTGGGAGCCGGATGGATGACAGCGCCTGACAACACAAGTCGATGTTCAGATCGCCTCGAAACAGAAACCGGTCTTTTCACCGCTGCGTCACTCCAAGGATGCAGCCACAATCGTTGCACGAACAACCGTGGTATCTGAATCATTGTCACCATGCGACGAAATCCGAACCACCGTCAATTCGCCAATCCCAGGGTGACAACCCATCGCCCCATCACTAAACTGCTCCGCAGCGGATTCCTCACCGCGATGAATCCCGCAAGCAAACAGCCGAGCCGCAATCACTCGCAAAGCGGCAAAGCCCAATCTCTACACCAGCATCCTGCCGTCGCATAGATCGCAATTCGTTATGCGACAAGGAATTCACAGGGCACATCGGACATGAATGGAGTCGAACAAAACCCGTACACGCCCTCAAACGCCGTGGCAATGGACACATGGGACCTATCTGGTTTCGCACGCCGAGTTTCGCTTCGAGCGTTACAGAGCACCTTCTTGGCAATTCTGTTCTGTCTATCCTTCTTGTTTCTTGGCTATTCAGCAAAACAGGGTGTCACAGAAGGATGGGATTACACAATCTTCTTTGTCACCGAATACCCGCTTCTGACCGCAGCAATCGTGGTGTCAAATGCGTTGATTCGCGGTATCTTTCTTCCGCGTCCCCGGCTTAGCACCGTCTGGTTGCCATTGGTTGCAGGCGTGGCATCATTCCTGAGTTACAATTGGGTGCATTTCCGCATTGAATCAATCCAGCAAGTGCTCTTTCCTTTCGGCTGGGGTAATGGCATTTTTGAGTTAGTTATCGAGGCGAGTTTGCCGACTTTCGTCGGGGTTGCTGTTGAGGGCGTTTGGCACGGCATGCATCGCGTTTCTACACGGCGTACGAAAATCAGAATCGGATAACCACACATAACAGGCGAGTTGTGGTCGCCCCGCAATCACATGGACAATCAATCACCACAACCACCTGATTGTCGGCGTTCGCCATACTTGAAGACATGCAAAGCAAACCCACCCCGTACGAGGCAACTCAAACGAATGCCGCGGATAAATCGGCCTCCCCCATCGGGACACAAAAGGGGTCAGGCACCGTTTCCATTGAGTCCGAGTGGTCCGCGATGACGAGTTGTGATTTCCAGACCCAGCTTTGCAGTTGCTTCCGTCGGACAAGGTTTCATCGCCAAATGGCGAACCGCGATTCATGCTACGACGGATTGCAGACAGCGAGACATGTTTCGCAGCCATGCGAGGCCAGCATCGTTTCGAACGTGGGAGCCGGATGGATGACAGCGCCTGACAACACAAGTCGATGTTCAGATCGCCGCGAAACAGAAACCGATCCTTTCACCGCTGCGCCACTCCACAGATGCAGCCACAATCGTTGCACGAACAACAGTCGCATCCGAATCAAAGCCAAAATCCGCCGGAACCGAACCACTATCAAATCGCCAATCCCAGGGTGACAACCCGTCGCCCCATCGGTAAACTGCTCCGCAGCGGATCCATTATCGTGATGAATCCCGCAGGCCAACAACCGAGCCACAATCACTCGCAAAGCGGCAAGCCATACAACAAGCGGGTCAGCCGGAGCCGTCGTCCACCCGCTTTCACAGGACAACCGGCTCGCTCCGGCTCGGTTTCGATGGTCGTTACCAGGCTCTATAAATCCGATGCAATATGTCATTGTTCTCCACGACAACAGCGACGATACACCTGAACTGCATTGTGGCCCCGTTCCTAATGGCGACGCTGATTATTTGCGTCTCGCTCTGAAGAATCTGACGCCCCTGTCTGACGAACACTATGTGAATGGACCGGCGGCAATTCTGCGCACAATGGCCAATCACAGCTATGTACTTGACGGCTCTCAGCTCTACTGGTGTATTGAGTGGGAGCCAGGCCTGCTGATCATTTCAATGGCCCCCGATGGCGAATTGAAATGGGTTGCATTGCGATCACCTGTTCCTGACTTCGGAGGGCGTGAGCCGCTGCCGGAGGACGGCGACCCGGACGACTACGATGACGGTGATAACCCTCAATACAACTTGATATTTACGCCTCTGGATGCGCAATATGATGCCGATGAGCGGGAAAGTGGATCCTTTGTGCCTGCAACGGAGGATTTTCAAAATCGATTCCATGTCGCCCTTGCACATGTGAAATCTCTCGGGGAGACGATTGAGCAACGACATGCGAATGACCTGGAAGCATGGATCGGCATCTGCCAGAAGAATCTCAGGGATTGGTGTGGAGAAGGCATCAGGCTGAAATCCGGCATATAAATATGCACATGCGCCGGAGCGGTCGCTGGCAGGTCTGCTCAGAAAGTGATGGAGTTTAAAATGTCTGATGATTACGAACGTCAATTTTCCCGCATTCATGCGCCCTACATGCAATCGGTTACGCTTGTCCACTGCGATGATGTGTTCGAGGCCCGGAAGAATGCGACTTCGCTGCAGCTGAGGAGCAACTGTGCGAATGTCGATCGCATCGGGGAATACAAAGCCATCAAACGCATCTATTGCGAATTGCGTACGGACTGGCTGAAGCCTCTTTCGAAGTT
Proteins encoded in this window:
- a CDS encoding protein kinase; translated protein: MSTSNEIKGTIAFMPPEQILDCRRATPACDVYAAGATLYQLVTGHQPYDFVDTSEGIAKILNEPPVPPAERCPAVDPAGECD
- a CDS encoding protein kinase, with amino-acid sequence MKIASGLTCRVLDALQFAHNNGIVHRDIKPSNMLVYRSGGRLRVKLADFGLAKNFMNAV
- a CDS encoding serine/threonine-protein kinase encodes the protein MKHEVGSNLNTAEVRLEVIAGPACGLSNVFHSHQTWIVGRSPHAQLSLPDDKECSRFHSRFEINPPHCVVADLRSRNGTKVNGLRISDVTSLLDGDKVQIGRSVIQVTSRNRSVDSADPKSPHPEPAPFDSTVIISRKPAIPGYDITHIVGEGGMGCVFHGLRQTDGHSVAVKLVRPASAEAERLRQFIREAAVLAKLQHPHIVRLLEFGVVDRVPFLVMEFVGTADLNEILRSSSFMTG